A window from Temnothorax longispinosus isolate EJ_2023e chromosome 1, Tlon_JGU_v1, whole genome shotgun sequence encodes these proteins:
- the Ttv gene encoding exostosin-1, with translation MQAKKRYLLLFVTCAFLGYCYFGGYRLKSEKWTGRSQLPYERLPSYLSLNEEFYDKDLKTSSGALAMSQRTRHCRMETCFDFTRCKQGFTVYVYPVEDVISPLYQKILNVITESRYYTSDPARACIFVLALDTLDRDPLSTEFVHNLPSKLLHLPYWNNGRNHLIFNLYSGTWPDYVEEALAFDVGYAMLAKASMSVFRHRPDFDVSIPLFGKQHPERGGDPGQALENNFPNNKKYVAAFKGKRYVHGIGSETRNALYHLHNGKDLVFVTTCRHGKAWRELQDEHCQQDNQEYDTYDYEILLMNATFCLVPRGRRLGSFRFLEALRSGCIPVILSNGWALPFHERIDWTQAVIFSDERLLLQIPDILRSVSNVQILKLRQQTQFLWERYFSSIEKIVFTVFENIRERLPWEGARERIVWNTSPGALTILPQFADSQQELPFSNSNPGNTFTAIIYSQLGSTAVLYRLLRSLAKSKYLDKIILMWNSDIPVPRKPRWQGIRASIHVVAVDGISQRFYPHPLIKTSAILSLDEDATLNTDEIDFAFTVWRSFPDRIVGYPARSHYWDDSKRSWGYTSKWTNDYSIILTGAAFYHRYYNTLYTELLSSTLHKTVEQSQNCEDILMNFLVSHVTRRPPIKVTQRKLYKDTTVAGIRSPWNDPDHFIQRQTCMNTFVAVFGYMPLLRSNMRLDPVLFKDSVSNLRKKYRQIELVSN, from the exons ATGCAAGCCAAGAAACGCTATCTATTATTGTTTGTAACATGCGCGTTTCTTGGTTACTGCTACTTCGGCGGATATCGTTTAAAAAGCGAAAAGTGGACAGGCAGATCTCAGTTGCCTTACGAGCGATTGCCTTCATATTTAAGTCTAAACGAAGAGTTCTATGACAAAGATTTAAAGACATCCAGCGGGGCTTTGGCTATGTCTCAGCGTACACGGCATTGCCGCATGGAGACCTGCTTCGATTTCACGAGGTGCAAGCAAGGTTTCACCGTGTACGTCTACCCAGTCGAGGATGTGATAAGTCCACTAtaccaaaaaatattaaacgttatcACGGAGTCGAGATACTACACGTCGGATCCAGCACGGGCATGTATATTTGTCTTAGCCCTGGATACGTTAGATAGAGATCCCTTATCCACTGAATTTGTACACAATCTTCCCTCGAAACTGTTACACCTGCCATATTGGAATAACGGAAGAAATCATCTGATATTTAACTTATATTCTGGTACGTGGCCCGATTATGTGGAAGAGGCGCTGGCTTTCGACGTGGGCTACGCCATGCTCGCTAAGGCCAGCATGTCCGTCTTTAGACATAGACCGGACTTTGATGTATCGATACCTCTGTTTGGCAAGCAACATCCGGAACGTGGTGGAGACCCCGGCCAAGCATTAGAGAATAATTTTcccaataataaaaaatacgtagCGGCTTTCAAGGGGAAACGATACGTACACGGTATTGGATCCGAGACAAGAAATGCTCTCTATCATCTGCACAATGGTAAAGATTTGGTGTTTGTTACGACTTGTCGTCATGGGAAGGCCTGGAGAGAATTGCAGGATGAACACTGTCAGCAAGATAATCAGGAATATGACAC ATACGActacgaaattttattaatgaatgcTACATTTTGCCTGGTTCCGCGAGGACGACGTTTAGGTAGCTTTCGGTTTCTGGAAGCTCTGAGATCAGGATGTATTCCAGTCATTTTAAGTAACGGTTGGGCTCTTCCCTTTCACGAGCGTATCGATTGGACTCAGGCTGTAATATTTTCCGACGAGAGACTATTACTCCAA ATTCCAGACATATTACGATCTGTGTCCAACGTACAAATTCTGAAATTACGACAGCAAACACAATTTTTATGGgagagatatttttcttctattgaaaaaattgtatttaccGTGTTTGAG aatattcGCGAGCGTTTGCCATGGGAAGGTGCGCGGGAAAGAATCGTCTGGAATACTAGTCCTGGAGCACTAACGATTTTGCCACAATTTGCCGACAGCCAACAGGAACTTCCTTTTTCAAACAGTAATCCTGGTAACACTTTCACTGCCATAATCTATTCGCAATTGGGATCCACCGCCGTACTTTATCGTTTACTTAGGAGTCTCGCGAAAAGCAAGTACCTAGATAAG ATAATACTTATGTGGAACTCGGACATTCCGGTGCCAAGGAAACCACGTTGGCAAGGTATCAGAGCGTCAATCCACGTTGTCGCGGTTGACGGTATATCTCAGCGTTTTTATCCTCACCCGTTAATCAAAACTAGTGCCATATTGTCGCTCGACGAGGACGCCACTCTAAATACCGACGAGATTGACTTTGCTTTTACGGTTTGGCGATCATTTCCCGATCGAATAGTAGGGTATCCAGCGAGGTCTCACTATTGGGATGACTCAAAG CGCTCCTGGGGTTATACCAGTAAGTGGACAAATGACTACAGTATCATTCTCACCGGTGCCGCTTTTTATCACCGCTACTATAATACTCTGTATACCGAGTTATTGAGCTCGACTCTCCACAAGACCGTGGAGCAGTCGCAGAACTGTGAGGATATACTCATGAATTTCCTGGTGAGTCACGTAACTCGAAGGCCACCTATCAAAGTGACGCAGCGCAAGCTATACAAAGATACTACAGTAGCTGGAATTAG ATCGCCGTGGAACGATCCGGATCATTTCATACAGCGACAAACATGCATGAATACATTCGTCGCTGTCTTCGGATATATGCCACTGTTGCGATCTAACATGCGGCTGGACCCGGTTCTGTTCAAGGATTCCGTGAGCAATTTGCGCAAGAAGTATAGGCAAATTGAACTAGTTAGTAATTAG